In a single window of the Rhizobiaceae bacterium genome:
- a CDS encoding XdhC family protein, with the protein MDPYVLKTLNAERLARRAAAVITDLDDGRDRIVREGDKVVGDLGEALARAFRTGQSATVQAEGRHFFVNVHLPSPRLVVIGAVHISQALAPMARIAGFPVEIIDPRTAFATPERFPEVALAAEWPEDVLKTNPLDSYTALAALTHDPKIDDFPLKAALEANCFYVGALGSRKTHAKRVERLAALGLAPSQIERIHAPIGLDIGASSPAEIAVAVLAQVVHAFRSRGLAVQAGVAA; encoded by the coding sequence ATGGACCCCTATGTCCTCAAGACCCTGAATGCGGAGCGGCTTGCGCGCCGCGCCGCAGCCGTCATCACCGATCTGGATGATGGGCGCGACCGCATCGTGCGCGAAGGCGACAAGGTCGTGGGCGACCTCGGTGAAGCGCTTGCGCGCGCGTTCCGCACCGGCCAGTCGGCGACGGTGCAGGCCGAGGGCCGCCACTTTTTCGTAAATGTTCATCTGCCCAGCCCCCGGCTCGTGGTGATCGGAGCGGTCCATATCAGTCAGGCGCTGGCGCCCATGGCGCGGATTGCCGGCTTCCCCGTTGAAATCATCGATCCACGCACGGCATTTGCCACGCCGGAGCGTTTCCCTGAGGTGGCGCTTGCGGCGGAATGGCCTGAGGACGTGCTGAAAACCAATCCGCTCGACAGCTACACGGCGCTTGCGGCCCTGACGCACGATCCCAAGATCGACGACTTCCCGCTCAAGGCTGCCCTTGAAGCAAATTGCTTCTATGTGGGAGCGCTCGGCAGCCGCAAGACCCATGCAAAGCGCGTCGAGCGTCTCGCGGCTTTGGGACTTGCTCCCTCGCAGATCGAGCGCATCCACGCGCCCATCGGGCTTGACATCGGAGCATCCAGTCCCGCCGAAATCGCGGTCGCGGTGCTGGCTCAGGTGGTCCATGCGTTCCGCTCGCGCGGCCTTGCCGTGCAGGCTGGAGTTGCAGCTTGA
- a CDS encoding molybdopterin-binding/glycosyltransferase family 2 protein, with translation MKFGPVPLEEAEGAILAHSVSAGGRALRKARRLSAEDIVDLGQAGVETVIVARMEPGDIDEDKAAQALVEAMRFSGIEAKPPATGRVNLHARHAGVFVVDEAAIDAFNAVDPAITIATLAQYAPVEPGRMVATVKIIPYAVTESAVERAAQTLRDRSVFAVHPYRSLSVRLIQTTLPSVKSSVLDKTARVTETRLARSQSRLAGETRVPHESGAVAEALASAGENGDMVLIFGASAVSDFEDVVPAAIRAAGGEVIRTGMPVDPGNLLVLGRLNGKPVIGAPGCARSPKENGFDWVLDRTLAGLEITDADIAGMGVGGLLMEIASRPQPRETVKAAAAVPAILLAAGRSSRMGGPNKLLAEFGGKPLVRVMAERALASRAGDVVVVTGHDDRRVAAAVHGLNVRLRHNPAYMDGLSSSLKAGVAALPADVAGALVVLADMPGIASADLDRMIAAFRNEGGRSIVRATHNGKRGNPVILPRSLFASVALLEGDTGARHLIEAGDAPVIDIELGEGASLDVDTRDALEAAGGVLRG, from the coding sequence TTGAAATTCGGACCGGTCCCGCTCGAAGAAGCGGAAGGGGCCATCCTTGCGCATTCCGTTTCCGCCGGCGGGCGGGCTCTGCGCAAAGCGCGCCGTCTCTCGGCCGAGGACATCGTCGATCTCGGGCAGGCAGGTGTTGAGACCGTCATTGTTGCTCGCATGGAGCCGGGCGACATTGATGAAGACAAAGCTGCTCAGGCGCTGGTCGAGGCGATGCGCTTCTCGGGCATCGAGGCCAAACCACCCGCCACGGGCCGGGTCAATCTCCACGCCCGTCATGCAGGCGTTTTCGTGGTCGATGAGGCCGCAATAGACGCGTTCAACGCGGTCGATCCGGCGATAACGATTGCGACGCTTGCACAATACGCTCCCGTCGAGCCCGGGCGTATGGTGGCGACGGTCAAAATCATTCCCTATGCCGTCACTGAAAGCGCCGTTGAACGTGCGGCGCAAACCTTGCGGGACCGGTCGGTCTTTGCCGTCCATCCCTATCGCAGCCTGTCTGTTCGCCTGATCCAGACGACGCTGCCGAGCGTCAAGTCGAGCGTGCTGGACAAGACGGCGCGCGTCACCGAAACCCGCCTCGCGCGGTCGCAAAGCCGTCTGGCGGGCGAAACCCGCGTCCCGCATGAGAGCGGCGCGGTGGCGGAGGCTCTCGCGAGCGCCGGGGAGAACGGCGACATGGTGCTGATCTTCGGCGCATCGGCGGTGAGCGATTTCGAGGATGTGGTACCCGCTGCGATCCGTGCAGCGGGCGGCGAGGTTATCCGTACCGGCATGCCCGTCGATCCCGGAAACCTGCTGGTGCTCGGTCGATTGAATGGCAAGCCGGTTATCGGTGCACCGGGATGCGCGCGCAGCCCCAAGGAAAACGGATTTGACTGGGTGCTCGACCGGACATTGGCCGGCCTGGAAATTACCGATGCCGACATCGCGGGCATGGGGGTGGGCGGATTGCTTATGGAAATCGCCAGCCGCCCGCAGCCGCGCGAGACCGTCAAGGCGGCAGCGGCGGTTCCCGCGATCCTGCTCGCGGCGGGACGCTCGAGCCGCATGGGCGGTCCCAACAAGCTGCTGGCGGAATTTGGCGGCAAGCCGCTGGTGCGCGTCATGGCGGAGCGCGCGCTCGCTTCGCGCGCTGGCGATGTCGTCGTCGTCACGGGCCATGACGACCGCCGCGTGGCGGCAGCGGTTCATGGCTTGAATGTTCGCCTGCGACACAATCCGGCCTATATGGACGGACTGTCCTCCTCCCTCAAGGCGGGCGTCGCCGCGCTGCCTGCGGACGTGGCCGGGGCGCTGGTCGTCCTTGCCGACATGCCCGGTATCGCGTCGGCCGACCTTGACCGGATGATCGCGGCGTTTCGAAACGAGGGTGGGCGATCGATCGTCCGCGCCACGCACAATGGCAAACGCGGCAATCCCGTCATCCTCCCGCGCAGCCTGTTTGCTTCAGTCGCCCTGCTGGAAGGAGACACCGGCGCGCGCCATCTGATCGAAGCGGGAGACGCACCCGTCATCGACATCGAGCTGGGCGAGGGCGCCTCCCTCGATGTGGACACGCGCGATGCCCTTGAGGCGGCGGGCGGCGTGCTACGCGGCTGA
- a CDS encoding alpha/beta hydrolase → MIRRIACFIALLALLTTATAAQTLAPFKDDLFAYPATLSEADGGAYRVVDYREQRDVNGRDEVPERRVRKEYVSLGVRSQQKEMKLESPVGPLRFVAVGKQENASMIVLYLHGQGGSRVQGVNDFTFGGNFNRVKNLVAKAGGLYLSPDFKDFGDGGASQVREIILHFSQLSPKAPVIVACGSMGGMLCWKLASDPEVASRLGGLLLLGSLWDDSFFNSPAYKRKVPVFFGHGSRDTVFAVEKQEAFYRKLRGKSGAYPTRFVRFESGTHGTPIRMSDWRGVLDWMINN, encoded by the coding sequence ATGATCCGACGCATCGCATGTTTCATTGCTCTGCTGGCGCTGTTGACTACCGCGACCGCCGCACAGACGCTTGCGCCCTTCAAGGACGATCTGTTCGCCTATCCGGCCACGCTCTCAGAAGCCGATGGCGGCGCCTATCGCGTCGTGGACTATCGCGAGCAGCGTGACGTGAACGGGCGCGACGAAGTGCCGGAGCGGCGCGTGCGCAAGGAATATGTTTCGCTTGGCGTGCGCAGCCAGCAGAAGGAGATGAAGCTGGAGTCTCCTGTCGGTCCTTTGCGTTTCGTTGCGGTCGGAAAGCAGGAAAACGCGTCCATGATTGTGCTCTATCTGCACGGACAGGGCGGCAGCCGCGTGCAGGGTGTCAACGATTTCACCTTTGGCGGCAACTTCAATCGGGTGAAAAACCTCGTCGCCAAGGCAGGCGGCCTCTACCTTTCTCCCGATTTCAAGGATTTCGGCGACGGCGGCGCAAGCCAGGTCCGCGAGATCATCCTGCATTTTTCGCAATTGTCGCCCAAAGCGCCGGTCATCGTCGCGTGCGGGTCAATGGGTGGAATGCTGTGCTGGAAGCTTGCCTCTGACCCAGAGGTCGCTTCGCGGCTGGGCGGGCTTTTGCTGCTCGGTTCGCTGTGGGATGACAGCTTTTTCAATAGTCCCGCATATAAGCGCAAGGTGCCGGTGTTTTTCGGCCACGGCAGCCGCGACACTGTGTTCGCCGTCGAGAAACAGGAAGCATTCTATCGCAAATTGCGTGGAAAATCCGGTGCTTATCCAACACGGTTCGTCCGCTTTGAGAGCGGCACGCACGGAACGCCGATTCGCATGAGCGATTGGCGGGGCGTGCTTGACTGGATGATCAACAACTAA
- a CDS encoding DUF1176 domain-containing protein has protein sequence MVLKTVLFTGMALAALPARVFAQEQSYVDDRSSVSAIVRSLYNAVNRKEYARAWSYYGEQKPAPDLDAYAKGYSSTESIQLAFGATENEGAAGSVFYTLPVAIEATSADGSTMVFAGCYTARLANPQVQDVNFTPLHIEKGELKPSDKPLAEALPASCGGAQSTGDDSILAEAKADFIATNAPACDRINRETGLPEDGVQDYTIRFREESDADSDPERIARLISFPCLMGAYNLSTIYYQWDELAGMRQLGFATPTMDIRYAEEGNTESAVDSITVSGFEVADQLVNAEFDAATGRLTAMNKWRGIGDASSSGIWALKNGRFVLVKYDVDASYDGEINPVTVIDYDSAP, from the coding sequence ATGGTGTTGAAAACGGTCTTGTTTACAGGCATGGCGCTCGCAGCGCTTCCCGCGCGGGTCTTTGCTCAGGAGCAGTCCTATGTGGACGACCGATCAAGCGTCTCTGCCATTGTGCGTTCGCTTTACAATGCGGTGAACCGCAAGGAATATGCGCGGGCCTGGTCCTACTATGGCGAGCAGAAACCAGCCCCCGACCTCGACGCCTATGCCAAGGGTTACAGCAGCACCGAGAGCATACAGCTCGCATTCGGCGCGACCGAAAACGAGGGCGCTGCCGGTAGCGTTTTCTACACCCTGCCGGTAGCGATCGAGGCGACTTCGGCGGATGGATCGACGATGGTCTTTGCGGGTTGCTACACCGCCCGCCTTGCAAATCCGCAGGTGCAGGATGTCAATTTCACACCGCTGCATATCGAGAAGGGCGAACTCAAGCCTTCGGACAAACCATTGGCCGAAGCGCTTCCCGCCAGTTGCGGAGGAGCGCAGTCGACAGGCGACGACTCAATTCTCGCGGAGGCAAAGGCTGATTTCATCGCCACCAACGCGCCGGCCTGCGACCGGATCAACCGGGAAACCGGACTGCCCGAGGATGGGGTGCAGGACTACACGATACGTTTCAGGGAGGAATCCGATGCGGACAGCGATCCGGAGCGCATTGCGCGGCTGATCTCCTTTCCGTGCCTGATGGGCGCCTACAACCTGTCCACAATCTACTACCAATGGGATGAGCTTGCCGGGATGCGGCAGCTCGGCTTTGCAACACCCACGATGGACATTCGCTATGCGGAAGAAGGCAACACGGAAAGTGCGGTCGATTCCATCACGGTCAGCGGCTTCGAGGTTGCTGACCAACTCGTCAACGCCGAGTTCGATGCGGCAACGGGAAGGCTGACCGCCATGAACAAATGGCGCGGCATCGGCGACGCATCATCGAGCGGCATCTGGGCCTTGAAGAATGGCCGCTTCGTGCTGGTCAAATATGACGTAGATGCGAGCTATGACGGCGAGATAAACCCGGTGACGGTTATCGACTACGACAGCGCGCCTTAG
- a CDS encoding aldo/keto reductase, whose protein sequence is MKMRRLGRTDLIVSHTCLGTMTWGQQNTEVEGHAQLDLAFGRGVNFLDTAEMYPIPPKAETQGRTETYIGNWLKARGNRDRVIVASKVIGRTANEWLRGDRPSRLVRADIMDAAEKSLRRLQTDYIDLYQIHFPERRVPWGANPTRTGEWPAPRDADETPIPETLSVMDELVKSGKIRNFGLSNESSWGVMRFIAESDKGVGPRVATLQNAYNLVNRTFEVNLAEVSDRENVSLLAYSPVAQGYLTGKYDHGARPQGSRTQLFNRGQRYQTPNAAETLLAYNELAREFGMEPALFANAFVHSRPFVASNIIGATTIGQLEMALDSAEVEWTSEMQAAVDAIHQRCGNPCP, encoded by the coding sequence ATGAAAATGCGCCGTCTCGGACGCACGGACCTTATTGTGTCGCACACCTGCCTCGGCACCATGACATGGGGCCAGCAAAACACTGAGGTCGAAGGTCACGCCCAGCTTGATCTCGCGTTCGGAAGAGGCGTCAACTTCCTCGACACCGCGGAGATGTACCCGATCCCTCCCAAGGCAGAAACGCAGGGGCGCACCGAGACCTATATCGGCAACTGGTTGAAGGCGCGCGGGAATCGCGACCGGGTCATCGTCGCGTCCAAAGTCATCGGCAGGACCGCCAATGAATGGCTTCGCGGCGACCGTCCCTCGCGGCTGGTTCGCGCCGACATCATGGATGCGGCGGAAAAATCGCTGCGCAGGCTCCAGACCGACTATATTGACCTTTACCAGATCCATTTCCCGGAACGGCGCGTGCCATGGGGCGCAAATCCCACCCGCACGGGCGAATGGCCGGCGCCCCGCGACGCGGACGAGACGCCCATTCCCGAGACGCTTTCGGTCATGGATGAGTTGGTGAAATCGGGAAAGATCAGAAATTTTGGACTGTCGAATGAAAGTTCGTGGGGAGTGATGCGATTCATCGCGGAAAGCGACAAGGGCGTCGGGCCGCGTGTCGCGACCCTTCAAAACGCGTACAATCTGGTGAACCGCACATTCGAAGTGAACCTGGCCGAGGTGAGCGACCGCGAGAATGTGAGCCTGCTCGCCTATTCGCCGGTCGCGCAGGGCTACCTCACCGGCAAGTACGACCACGGCGCACGTCCGCAAGGTTCACGCACCCAACTCTTCAACCGCGGCCAGCGCTACCAGACCCCCAACGCGGCGGAGACGTTGCTCGCCTATAATGAGCTTGCCCGCGAGTTTGGCATGGAGCCGGCACTGTTCGCGAATGCGTTCGTGCACAGCAGGCCGTTCGTGGCGTCCAACATCATTGGAGCCACCACCATCGGCCAACTCGAAATGGCGCTCGACTCAGCCGAAGTGGAGTGGACGTCCGAAATGCAGGCTGCTGTGGATGCCATCCACCAGCGATGCGGAAATCCCTGCCCCTGA
- a CDS encoding DUF1289 domain-containing protein, which translates to MESPCILVCSIDERTGYCFGCGRTRDEIAGWIDMASERRRAIMSELPARLATVERKPRRETRRARMARERGAASQD; encoded by the coding sequence ATGGAATCGCCTTGCATTCTTGTCTGTTCGATTGACGAACGCACCGGATACTGCTTCGGGTGCGGGCGCACGCGCGACGAGATAGCCGGCTGGATCGACATGGCAAGCGAACGCCGCCGCGCCATCATGAGTGAACTTCCGGCGCGACTCGCGACCGTCGAACGCAAGCCGAGGCGCGAAACGCGCCGGGCGCGCATGGCGCGTGAGCGCGGCGCGGCAAGTCAGGATTGA
- a CDS encoding nicotinate-nucleotide--dimethylbenzimidazole phosphoribosyltransferase, producing the protein MHNTFPFDDFRRLLSQMPQPDDSAAQAARMKLAARGEDIAASRFGDLAAWFAATAGASRPVLRPQVAIFAGTHGVLRHGISRRSLSSTLQVVENCGNGSAAICRLCQANEFGLKVFDLALDLPTADITRASALDERSCAATMAFGMEALMDKPDILCLASFGAGGSTVAVALLAALHGEPSEAWLSGGDPELFDVRKSVVDEVLARHEAHCRDPLEALCRIGGREFAAIAGAILAARMERVPVVLHGHAAFAAAAVLAKETPDALLHCVLADIPVNPRARQLADSLGLLSVFDAGFGPHDEQPLSGALALSVVKSAVATAL; encoded by the coding sequence ATGCACAACACCTTTCCTTTCGACGATTTTCGTCGCCTGCTTTCCCAGATGCCACAGCCGGACGATTCCGCCGCTCAGGCAGCGCGAATGAAGCTGGCGGCGCGCGGAGAAGATATCGCCGCCAGCCGCTTTGGCGATCTGGCGGCATGGTTCGCGGCGACCGCAGGTGCATCGAGGCCGGTGCTGCGCCCGCAGGTCGCAATCTTTGCGGGGACCCATGGGGTGCTGCGCCACGGGATTTCGCGTCGCTCGCTGTCCTCGACATTGCAGGTGGTGGAAAATTGCGGAAATGGAAGCGCCGCCATCTGTCGCCTTTGTCAGGCAAACGAGTTTGGTCTCAAGGTATTCGACCTTGCGCTGGACCTTCCGACCGCCGACATCACGCGGGCGTCAGCCCTCGATGAGCGCTCATGTGCGGCCACCATGGCATTCGGCATGGAAGCGCTGATGGACAAGCCGGACATTCTTTGCCTCGCCAGCTTCGGGGCAGGCGGCTCGACGGTTGCCGTCGCCTTGCTCGCCGCCCTGCACGGCGAACCTTCCGAGGCGTGGCTTTCAGGTGGCGACCCCGAACTGTTCGATGTGCGCAAGTCAGTCGTGGACGAAGTGCTGGCGCGTCACGAGGCGCACTGCCGCGATCCGCTGGAAGCGCTCTGTCGCATTGGAGGCCGCGAATTCGCGGCTATTGCCGGAGCGATTCTCGCGGCCCGCATGGAGCGGGTGCCGGTGGTGCTTCATGGCCACGCGGCATTTGCCGCCGCCGCCGTTCTGGCGAAAGAGACGCCGGACGCGCTTTTGCACTGCGTTCTGGCCGACATCCCGGTCAATCCCCGCGCGCGGCAGCTTGCCGATTCACTCGGCCTGCTTTCCGTTTTCGATGCCGGCTTTGGCCCGCATGACGAGCAGCCCCTGTCGGGAGCCTTGGCGCTCAGCGTGGTCAAGAGCGCCGTCGCCACCGCTCTTTGA